Proteins co-encoded in one Arachis hypogaea cultivar Tifrunner chromosome 13, arahy.Tifrunner.gnm2.J5K5, whole genome shotgun sequence genomic window:
- the LOC112792038 gene encoding alpha,alpha-trehalose-phosphate synthase [UDP-forming] 6: protein MVSRSYSNLLELASGESPSFGTMNRRIPRIMTVAGLISDVDDDPAESVCSDPSSSSVHRDRIIIVANQLPIRVQRKPDGNRNWLFTWDDNSLLLQLKDGLGDDDTEVIYVGCLKEEVHPNEQDEVSQILLETFKCVPTFLPPDLFTRYYHGFCKQQLWPLFHYMLPLSPDLGGRFNRSLWQAYVSVNKIFADRIMEVINPEDDYVWIHDYHLMVLPTFLRKRFNRVKLGFFLHSPFPSSEIYKTLPIREELLRALLNSDLIGFHTFDYARHFLSCCGRMLGLTYESKRGYIGIEYYGRTVSIKILPVGIHLGQLQSVLSMSKTEEKVSELITQFTDEGKIMLLGVDDMDIFKGISLKLLAMEQLLIQHPEWQGKVVLVQIANPARGRGKDVKEVQAETKATAKRINETFGKPGYDPVILIEEPLRFYERVAYYVVAECCLVTAVRDGMNLIPYEYIISRQGNDGLDKVLRVASSPKKSMLVVSEFIGCSPSLSGAIRVNPWNIDAVADAMDSALEMADSEKQLRHEKHYRYVSTHDVGYWARSFLQDLERTCGDHVRRRWWGIGFGLSFRVVALDPNFRKLSMEHIVSAYKRTTTRAILLDYDGTLIPQASIDKSPTSNSIKMLNSLCRDKDNMVFLVSARSRKRLAEWFSPCESLVIAAEHGYFLRLKRDAEWETCGPAIDCSWKQIAEPVMKLYTETTDGSTIEDKETALVWCYEDADPDFGSCQAKELLDHLESVLANEPVTVKSGQNNVEVIPQGVSKGLVAKRLLSMMHEKGMSPDFVLCIGDDRSDEDMFEVITTSMAGSSATPRAEVFACTVGKKPSKAKYYLDDTAEIVRLVHGLASVSEQKVLL, encoded by the exons atggttTCAAGATCTTATTCAAATCTACTGGAGCTGGCATCGGGTGAGTCTCCATCATTTGGGACCATGAACAGGAGAATCCCTCGGATTATGACTGTGGCTGGTTTGATATCCGATGTTGATGATGACCCTGCTGAGAGTGTGTGCTCTGACCCCTCTTCTTCCTCTGTCCACCGTGATAGGATCATCATTGTGGCTAATCAGCTTCCTATAAGGGTTCAGAGAAAGCCAGACGGTAACAGGAACTGGCTCTTCACTTGGGATGACAATTCACTTCTCCTTCAACTCAAAGATGGCTTAGGTGATGATGACACTGAGGTTATCTATGTTGGTTGCCTCAAAGAGGAAGTGCATCCAAATGAACAAGATGAGGTTTCTCAGATacttcttgagactttcaagtgTGTCCCTACTTTTCTCCCTCCTGATCTCTTCACCAGGTACTACCATGGCTTCTGCAAGCAACAGTTATGGCCACTGTTCCATTACATGCTGCCTTTGTCACCAGACCTTGGAGGCAGGTTCAATAGGTCACTGTGGCAGGCTTATGTATCTGTCAATAAAATCTTTGCAGATAGGATTATGGAAGTTATTAACCCTGAGGATGATTATGTCTGGATACATGATTATCATCTCATGGTGTTGCCAACTTTCTTGAGGAAGAGATTCAACAGAGTCAAACTTGGGTTTTTCCTACATAGTCCATTTCCTTCATCGGAAATATACAAGACATTGCCTATTAGGGAAGAACTCCTGAGAgcacttttgaattcagattTGATTGGATTCCACACCTTTGACTATGCAAGGCATTTTCTCTCATGTTGTGGTAGGATGCTTGGTCTAACCTATGAGTCCAAAAGGGGTTATATTGGGATTGAGTATTATGGTAGAACTGTTAGTATCAAGATTCTTCCGGTTGGGATTCACTTGGGACAGCTTCAATCAGTTTTAAGCATGTCCAAGACTGAAGAGAAAGTTTCTGAGCTTATTACACAGTTTACTGATGAAGGCAAGATAATGTTACTTGGTGTTGATGACATGGACATCTTTAAGGGAATAAGTTTGAAGCTATTGGCAATGGAGCAGCTCCTGATTCAGCACCCTGAGTGGCAAGGAAAGGTTGTGTTGGTTCAGATAGCCAACCCTGCAAGGGGAAGAGGGAAGGATGTGAAGGAAGTGCAGGCCGAGACGAAGGCTACCGCGAAACGAATCAACGAAACCTTTGGGAAGCCAGGGTATGATCCTGTTATTCTTATTGAAGAGCCACTGAGGTTTTATGAGAGAGTTGCATACTATGTTGTTGCTGAGTGTTGTTTGGTGACTGCAGTGAGGGATGGAATGAATCTCATACCGTATGAATACATAATCAGTCGTCAAGGGAATGATGGGTTGGACAAAGTTTTGAGAGTAGCCTCCTCTCCAAAGAAAAGCATGCTGGTTGTGTCTGAGTTCATTGGTTGTTCGCCATCTTTGAGTGGCGCAATCAGAGTGAACCCTTGGAACATTGATGCTGTGGCAGATGCAATGGACTCTGCCCTTGAAATGGCTGATTCAGAGAAGCAGCTTCGGCATGAGAAGCATTATAGATATGTTAGTACTCATGATGTAGGTTACTGGGCGCGCAGCTTCTTGCAAGATTTGGAAAGGACTTGTGGTGATCACGTACGGCGAAGGTGGTGGGGGATTGGCTTTGGATTGAGTTTTAGAGTTGTGGCACTTGATCCTAACTTCAGGAAGCTCTCAATGGAGCACATAGTTTCGGCTTACAAGAGGACGACAACTCGGGCGATACTTCTTGATTATGATGGTACATTGATACCTCAGGCATCCATTGATAAGAGCCCAACAAGTAACTCCATTAAGATGCTTAACAGTTTGTGTAGGGATAAGGACAACATGGTGTTTCTCGTCAGTGCTAGAAGCCGAAAGAGGCTCGCAGAATGGTTTTCTCCTTGTGAGAGTCTTGTAATTGCTGCTGAGCATGGTTACTTTCTAAG ATTGAAAAGAGATGCAGAATGGGAAACCTGTGGGCCTGCTATAGACTGTAGTTGGAAACAAATTGCAGAACCTGTAATGAAGCTTTATACAGAAACAACTGATGGATCCACCATTGAAGATAAGGAAACTGCACTTGTTTGGTGCTATGAGGATGCAGATCCTGATTTCGGATCATGCCAGGCTAAGGAACTTCTTGATCATCTGGAAAGCGTGCTTGCAAATGAACCGGTAACAGTCAAGAGCGGACAGAACAATGTTGAGGTTATACCACAG GGCGTAAGCAAGGGGCTCGTGGCGAAGCGGCTGCTTTCCATGATGCATGAGAAGGGAATGTCACCTGATTTTGTTTTGTGTATAGGAGATGATCGGTCGGACGAAGACATGTTCGAAGTAATCACCACTTCCATGGCTGGTTCTTCGGCAACACCCAGGGCTGAAGTATTTGCATGTACTGTTGGTAAAAAACCAAGCAAGGCTAAGTACTACCTTGATGATACCGCTGAAATAGTGAGATTGGTGCATGGCTTGGCTTCTGTTTCGGAACAAAAAGTGTTACTCTAG
- the LOC112792035 gene encoding glutamyl-tRNA(Gln) amidotransferase subunit B, chloroplastic/mitochondrial: MASTIFRSFQVHSFMLYPTSLITRRNGVFRFTTKSSQSQTETQQRQQTKVSQSTQSKKLDKIPKDYEAVIGIETHVQLSTLTKAFCGCPYNYGSHPNSTICPICMGLPGALPVLNSKVIEFAVKLGLALNCNLALNSKFDRKQYFYPDLPKGYQISQFDVPVATSGFLDVDIPVEFGGGHRRFGITRVHMEEDAGKLLHTEGENYSQVDLNRAGVPLLEIVSEPDMRTGIEAAEYAAEIQRLVRYLGVSNGNMQEGSLRCDVNVSIRPIGQSKFGTKVEIKNLNSFSSVSRAIDYEIARQVQLHREGQEDRIVQETRLWEEGAQKTITMRKKEGLADYRYFPEPDLPAVILSQEYVDDIQSSLPELPEIKRRRYETMGLSMQDVLFLANDKNVADFFDATVAKGADAKLVANWIMSDVAAFMKNEKLTINEIKLTPDELFELIASIKDGVISGKIGKEILFELLSKGGTVKGIIAEKDLVQIVDPAEIEKIVDKVIADNPKQLEQYRGGKTKLQGYFAGQVMKLSKGKANPGLLNKILLEKLNSKS; the protein is encoded by the exons ATGGCTTCCACGATTTTCAGAAGCTTTCAAGTTCACTCCTTTATGCTTTACCCAACATCATTAATCACAAGGAGAAATGGGGTTTTCCGCTTCACAACAAAGTCCTCACAATCCCAAACAGAGACCCAACAGAGGCAACAAACCAAAGTTTCACAGAGCACACAGTCCAAAAAGCTTgacaaaatcccaaaagactatGAAGCAGTTATTGGGATTGAAACCCACGTTCAGCTCTCAACTCTCACCAAAGCATTCTGTGGTTGCCCTTACAATTATGGCTCCCATCCCAATAGCACAATTTGCCCAATTTGCATGGGTTTGCCCGGTGCATTGCCTGTGCTGAATTCTAAGGTCATTGAGTTTGCTGTGAAGTTGGGTCTTGCCCTTAATTGCAACCTTGCTTTGAATTCCAAGTTTGATAGGAAGCAGTATTTCTACCCAGATCTTCCAAAAGGGTATCAGATTTCTCAGTTTGATGTCCCAGTTGCCACTTCTGGTTTTCTTGATGTGGATATTCCAGTGGAGTTTGGAGGGGGCCACAGGAGGTTTGGCATTACAAGGGTTCACATGGAAGAGGATGCAGGCAAGCTCCTACATACAGAAGGTGAAAATTACTCACAG GTTGATCTAAATAGAGCAGGGGTACCTTTGCTTGAGATAGTTTCTGAGCCTGATATGAGAACTGGTATTGAAGCAGCAGAGTATGCAGCAGAAATACAGAGATTGGTTCGGTATTTGGGAGTGAGCAATGGCAATATGCAAGAAGGATCTCTTCGTTGTGATGTCAATGTCTCAATTCGACCcattggtcaatcaaaattcggGACAAAG GTTGAAATAAAGAATTTGAACTCATTTTCATCCGTGAGCAGAGCCATTGATTATGAAATTGCGAGACAGGTCCAACTCCATAGAGAAGGCCAGGAAGATCGGATAGTACAGGAAACTCGTCTATGGGAAGAAGGCGCTCAG AAAACAATTACAATGAGGAAAAAGGAAGGGCTTGCTGATTATCGATATTTTCCAGAACCCGACTTGCCAGCAGTAATACTTTCTCAAGAATATGTTGATGATATTCAAAGTTCTTTACCAGAGCTTCCAGAAATTAAGCGGAGAAGATATGAAACCATGGGCTTAAGCATGCAAGATGTTCTTTTCCTGGCTAATGACAAAAAT GTTGCAGATTTTTTTGATGCTACTGTTGCAAAGGGTGCAGATGCAAAGCTGGTTGCCAACTGGATTATGAGTGATGTTGCTGCCTTCATGAAAAACGAAAAGTTGACCATAAATGAAATAAAGCTTACACCTGATGAGCTGTTTGAGTTGATAGCGTCCATTAAAGATGGAGTCATCAGTGGCAAGATTGGCAAGGAG ATACTATTTGAACTATTATCCAAGGGAGGAACTGTTAAGGGAATTATAGCGGAAAAAGACTTGGTTCAG ATAGTAGATCCCGCTGAGATCGAAAAAATTGTGGATAAAGTGATTGCAGATAATCCGAAACAGTTAGAGCAATATCGCGGTGGCAAAACCAAACTACAAGGTTATTTTGCTGGCCAG GTGATGAAATTATCTAAAGGCAAGGCAAATCCAGGTCTCCTTAACAAGATCCTCTTGGAGAAATTGAATTCAAAGAGCTGA
- the LOC112792036 gene encoding probable glutathione peroxidase 2, giving the protein MRQLLTAWNLCALVFLSLAFFLYSHSHPSPSSMAQESSKSIYDFTVKDINGNDVSLNQYTGKVLLIVNVASQCGLTQTNYKELNVLYKKYKDQGLEILAFPCNQFAGQEPGNKEEIREVVCTKFKAEFPIFDKVEVNGKNAAPLYKYLKDQKGGIFGDGIKWNFTKFLVSKDGKVVERYAPTTSPLKIEKDIQNLLQAS; this is encoded by the exons ATGCGGCAGTTGTTGACTGCGTGGAACTTGTGTGCTCTTGTTTTCCTCTCCCTCGCTTTCTTCCTCTATTCTCATTCGCACCCTTCTCCCTCTTCCATGGCTCAAGAATCTTCCAAATCCATCTACGATTTCACTGTCAAG GACATCAATGGTAACGATGTGAGTTTGAATCAATACACTGGCAAGGTTCTGCTCATTGTCAACGTTGCCTCCCAGTG TGGTTTGACACAAACAAATTACAAGGAACTCAATGTACTCTACAAGAAGTACAAGGATCAAG GGCTTGAAATCTTGGCATTTCCATGCAATCAGTTTGCTGGACAGGAACCAGGAAATAAGGAAGAAATCCGGGAGGTTGTATGCACAAAGTTCAAAGCTGAATTTCCTATCTTTGATAAG GTTGAAGTCAATGGGAAGAATGCAGCACCACTTTATAAATATTTGAAGGATCAGAAAGGGGGAATATTTGGAGATGGCATCAAGTGGAACTTCACAAAGTTCTTGGTAAGCAAAGATGGTAAGGTCGTTGAAAGATATGCTCCAACCACCTCACCTCTCAAAATTGAG AAAGACATCCAGAACCTCTTACAGGCTTCTTGA
- the LOC112792037 gene encoding MACPF domain-containing protein At1g14780, which produces MMGKEEIVEEAFRSLGKGFDLTSDFRLKFCKGEERMVVLNETERRDVRVPGFGTIKDVSVDIKCDKGDRTRYQSDILSFTQMSELFNQKSSIHGKIPSGYFNRVFGFDEASWASDAANTKNLGLDGYFIILFNVHIDRYPLQLSKQVIQHLPSSWDPPALARFIEKYGTHILVGLSIGGKDLVLVKQDVSSNLGPSDLRKHLDDLGDQLFTGTCNFLPKTKDHKNKAPQAFDVFGPKVVAFNSSTWVCAKDGITVICSKRGGDAQVSNHCEWLLTVPEKPDAVHFNFIPITSLLKGAPGRGFLSHAINLYLRYKPPMSDLPYFLDFQAHKLWAPIHNDLPLGPLTNRTNPSPSLTFNLMGPKLYVNTAKVTVGKRPITGMRLFLEGIKCNRLAIHLQHLLNTPIMFDGKIEDTTIWSEEVNDDRFYEAVNSKKFSHVCTAPVKYNTRWRTENEDVAFIVTGAQLHVKKHDSVRNVLHLRLLFSKVSNSVVVKSNWTQGSSGLSQKSGIFSAISTSIISGSNKDHKKPASVVVDSSVFPTGPPVPVQTHKLLKFVELSQLCKGPQDSPGHWLVTGARLVLDKGKIRLWVKFSLLNTGE; this is translated from the exons aTGATGGGAAAAGAGGAGATAGTGGAGGAAGCATTCAGAAGCTTAGGAAAAGGGTTTGACTTGACCTCAGATTTCAGACTCAAGTTCTGCAAAGGCGAAGAGCGTATGGTTGTTCTGAACGAAACGGAGAGAAGAGATGTCAGGGTGCCTGGTTTCGGAACCATTAAGGATGTCTCTGTTGACATCAAATGCGACAAAGGTGACCGCACTCGCTACCAGTCCGACATCCTTTCCTTCACCCAG ATGTCGGAGCTGTTCAACCAGAAGAGCTCAATACATGGGAAAATTCCGTCAGGGTATTTCAACAGAGTATTTGGATTTGATGAAGCTTCGTGGGCAAGTGATGCAGCCAACACAAAGAATTTGGGTCTTGATGGATATTTCATAATTCTCTTCAATGTTCATATTGATCGATACCCGCTTCAACTATCCAAACAAGTCATTCAACATCTTCCTTCTTCCTGGGATCCTCCTGCACTTGCAAG ATTCATTGAGAAATATGGGACACACATCCTGGTGGGGCTGAGCATTGGTGGCAAAGATTTGGTGCTTGTGAAGCAAGACGTGTCTTCCAATTTGGGGCCATCAGATCTGAGGAAGCACTTGGATGACCTTGGAGATCAGTTATTCACTGGCACTTGCAATTTCCTTCCTAAAACCAAAGATCACAAGAACAAG GCACCACAGGCTTTTGATGTGTTTGGTCCCAAAGTTGTTGCCTTCAATAGCTCCACATGGGTTTGTGCAAAGGAT GGAATAACAGTGATATGTTCAAAGAGAGGAGGAGACGCACAAGTGAGCAACCATTGTGAGTGGCTTCTCACAGTTCCAGAGAAGCCAGATGCAGTTCATTTCAACTTCATTCCCATCACTTCTCTTCTCAAAGGTGCTCCTGGCAGAGGCTTCCTCTCACATGCTATCAACCTCTACCTCAGAT ATAAACCTCCTATGTCAGATTTGCCATACTTTCTTGACTTCCAAGCACACAAACTTTGGGCTCCCATTCACAATGATCTGCCCTTGGGTCCACTCACAAATAGAACCAATCCTTCACCTTCTCTCACCTTCAACTTGATGGGTCCCAAGCTTTATGTCAACACAGCTAAG GTTACAGTGGGTAAGAGACCAATCACAGGGATGCGTTTGTTTCTTGAGGGCATCAAGTGCAACAG ATTAGCCATACACCTGCAACACCTGTTAAACACTCCAATAATGTTTGATGGGAAAATAGAGGACACAACAATATGGTCAGAAGAAGTCAACGATGACCGTTTCTATGAAGCAGTCAACAGCAAGAAATTCTCCCATGTGTGCACAGCACCAGTGAAATACAACACTAGATGGAGAACTGAAAATGAGGACGTGGCATTCATTGTCACTGGGGCACAACTTCATGTGAAGAAACATGATTCAGTAAGGAATGTACTTCATCTTAGGCTACTGTTCTCTAAGGTGTCTAATTCAGTTGTTGTGAAATCAAATTGGACACAAGGGTCTTCAGGGTTGTCCCAGAAATCTGGGATATTCTCAGCAATAAGCACATCAATTATTTCTGGAAGTAACAAAGATCATAAAAAACCAGCATCAGTGGTTGTGGATTCAAGTGTGTTTCCAACAGGGCCTCCAGTGCCAGTGCAAACACACAAGCTACTGAAATTTGTTGAATTGTCACAGTTATGTAAAGGGCCACAAGATAGCCCTGGCCATTGGTTGGTCACTGGAGCAAGATTGGTCTTGGATAAGGGTAAAATACGTTTATGGGTTAAGTTTTCTTTGTTAAACACTGGTGAATGA